The DNA window CACGATGGACCCGAACCACCTGCCGAAATATGAGGAGGACGGGGAGGTAAAATTCTTCCTCCTGCGCGAAAGCACGGAGATGGAACGTAAAAACCTAAACACCATCAGTGACATCAGTACAAAAATCGGGATCTTCATGGTAGGCCATACGCTGATTACGGTTCACAGGATGAAAACTAAAAGCATTACCGAAACGCTGCAGCAGCTGGAAAAAAGAAAGGAAGAAACCCGACCGCAGCATATTGCCCTGATGATTGCCCTGATCATTATGAAAACTTTTGATGATGAGTCCATCAGCCTGATGGAAACCATGGACAATATTGAAAATGAAATCTTCCTTAAGAATACCAACCATACCAACCAGATCAGGAGGCTGTACAAGCTGAAGCGCAAATCCGGACTGAACTCCAGGGTGCTTACGGTTTCTACGGATGCCGTTGATAAATTCCGGCTGCTTGACCTCCAGATTTCGGAAGTAATTGACCTGAAGGATAAGCATAAGGACGTTGTCGCGGATTTTGAACACCTCAACATCCAGATCACCAACCTGATTTCCATGTTCCTGGCGCTGTCTGACCAGAAAGCCAACCAGGTCATGAAGGTCCTGGCAGTGTATTCGGTCTATTTTTTACCGATCACCTTTATTGCCGGCGTCTACGGGATGAATTTCGACAATATGCCTGAGCTCCACCATCAATACGGCTATTATTTTACTTTAGGCCTGATGGCGCTGATTGTGATCATTACCTTCATTTATGCACGGAGGAAGCAATGGTAATGGTGCAGCAGATCTAATTTCTTATCGAACCCTGACAGAAATGACCTAATTTTAACTTCCTGAACCCACACACTAAAAAACTATGACAACCGAAGAACTTCAGACCATTCTCAGCGGAAATACCCTTTCCGGAGAGTCAAAAGAAAAACTGGCAGCGCTACATACCGCTATTTCCGGTAAGGAGTTCTCCGATATCCTGGATGCAGAAGGCCATCAGTATGTTGAGTTTGTGCAGGAAGGCGGCGGCGTATGGGGAACAGCACTGGTGGGTTACCTGTACGGACTGGAAATTTTCGGCATCCGCTTCCTGAAAGTGGCCGGGACGAGTGCGGGAGCCATCAACACGATGCTCATCGCCGCATGCAGGACCAAATCGGAAATGAAAAGCGAAATCATCAGGGATATCCTGCTCAGCTGGAACTTTGCAGATTTTATGGACGGAAGGCCCTTCATCAAGAGAACCGTACGCGCCATGCTCAATAACAAACATTTTCTCACTATCAATGCTGTTATTGCCGCAGTGATCATGGTTGTACTGGTCAGCATTCCTTTTGTCCTGTCTTCAGAGACGCCTTTAAAGGCCAAGCTGCTGTTCCTGATCCCGCTGATCCCTGTCCTGATCGTTGCCCTGATCATTAAAATGCTGTATAACAGCTTCAGGAAGCATAACAGCGGACTGAATCCCGGGGATGTTTTCCTGGATACCATACAGACCACCCTGGATGGATTCGGCGTACATACGGTAGCTGAC is part of the Chryseobacterium camelliae genome and encodes:
- a CDS encoding CorA family divalent cation transporter, producing the protein MPMNTLYRGPQCEWIDVEAPAQEDLDLLHEKYNINTLLLEDTMDPNHLPKYEEDGEVKFFLLRESTEMERKNLNTISDISTKIGIFMVGHTLITVHRMKTKSITETLQQLEKRKEETRPQHIALMIALIIMKTFDDESISLMETMDNIENEIFLKNTNHTNQIRRLYKLKRKSGLNSRVLTVSTDAVDKFRLLDLQISEVIDLKDKHKDVVADFEHLNIQITNLISMFLALSDQKANQVMKVLAVYSVYFLPITFIAGVYGMNFDNMPELHHQYGYYFTLGLMALIVIITFIYARRKQW